The DNA segment gcagatgtcgatgaaCTCGGGCTTCAGAGAAGCACCACCGACCAAGAAACCGTCAATGTCCTTGGCGCCGGCTAAGTGAGGCTCCAGTCGTTAGCAGCCGTCCATTCTCAATGATGCGAAATCAATCACCAAGCTCGCCGCAGTTCTTTCCGTTCACACTTCCACCGTAAATGATTCGCGTAGCCTCGGCAACAGAGGGCGAGATTCGCTTGGCGAGCCATTTACGGATATCGTCATGGACCTCCTGGGCTTGCTGAACAGTGGCGACCTTGCCGGTACCGATGGCCCAGACAGGCTCGTCTGTGTGGAAGAGAACGTTAGCACTCATCCTTCACATCGGACACCGTCGAATTCTCGGCGGATAACCCGCCAGGTAATGTAAACTAACAAGCAACAACGATGTTCCTGTGACAGCACGCTCAGCTTTTTCGTCCGTTCTTGTGACCATATGAAAAGACAACACTCACTTCCATTCGGACTCGGGGACATTACCAGCGATAGCCTCGAGTTGTCTTTCCACAACGTCCATGGTCTTGtcgctctccctctcgtcgAGGGTCTCACCAACACAAGCGATGACGGAAAGTCCCGCCTCGATAGCTGCCTTGACCTAATCACGGAACATGGAGGTAAGCGATCAGACGAACCGAACCGAACGCCGTGGTCATGTGATGAACTTCACCCACCTTCTCAGCAACGAGCTTGTCGGTGTCGCCGAACATACTCCTTCGCTCCGAGTGGCCGAGGATGACCCAGTGGACCTTGGCATCCTTCAATTGCTGAGGAGCGATCTCACCGGTGAAAGCACCGGAAGCCTCTGTGAAACAGTTCTGAGCGGAGACCTCGGTAGGACCCTTGAGTTCCGATTGGACTTGGAGGAGGTAAAGGGCGGGAGGGGCGATGACGATTTCTGCGGAATGTCAAAGAGTGTCaatcggaagaagaaaggatgCAAGGAGTGAAAGGCAGAGGGTGtcatgacgatgagacTGATGACCTACCGGTGGTACCGTCGAATTTGGCATTGTTGATGCtctcgacgatcttctcgatggACTCGAGAGAACCGTTCATCTTGAAGTTACCTCTACATACGTCGACGACCAACGTCAGCATGGAGATCCGGATACACCATGTCCTACCTGGTAGCTGACTTACCCAACGAAGAATTTTCGAGCTGCCATATTGTTGACTGTGTATAAGCTGCGTATGGGCTGAATGAAAGAGGATATGAGTCTTGATATGGTTGACGGTCTTCGGTACCAAATTGCGAAGGAAAGTGAAAGAAAGAAATGTTGCTCTCTACCTTTTGAGTGAGTTAGTCTCCCGCCGGTCTGTGTCTCTGCACGGTTGTGGGTCCCCGGCTTATGATGTGTCCCACAATGTTGTAATTACCGTTTGTAATGCCGAGAGAGGCGGTTTTCAGTGGCAATGATCCCGCCAATGTAACGGTGTCTCGGCGCGTTTGGGACGGACCTTGCAGTCATTTGTGTTATTATTGTTTACCCATTGACAT comes from the Kwoniella newhampshirensis strain CBS 13917 chromosome 6, whole genome shotgun sequence genome and includes:
- a CDS encoding triose-phosphate isomerase yields the protein MAARKFFVGGNFKMNGSLESIEKIVESINNAKFDGTTEIVIAPPALYLLQVQSELKGPTEVSAQNCFTEASGAFTGEIAPQQLKDAKVHWVILGHSERRSMFGDTDKLVAEKVKAAIEAGLSVIACVGETLDERESDKTMDVVERQLEAIAGNVPESEWKNIVVAYEPVWAIGTGKVATVQQAQEVHDDIRKWLAKRISPSVAEATRIIYGGSVNGKNCGELAGAKDIDGFLVGGASLKPEFIDICKTVKA